The genomic stretch AATATTATTATAATGTATATTGATAAAAATTTAGATTATTTTGGGTCTTTCTCTTTAATGTTACATCATGGAATTGGAAAATATTTTAGGGGGTGGATGATTTTTATACTCCCATTATTAATTTTTATGTTAATTATACTAATGCAGATTATAAGAAAAATAAATATTATTATAGTACCTTTATCATTAACAATTAGTGCTGGATTCATAGGGATATTTGGGATTTCTAGTCTAGTTTCTGGTATCAGTGGTTTTATTGTATCTACTTTATTAATTTTAAATATTAAATATGTTAAAAAAAATTATACAAAATAGTTTAATTCTTAGTATAGGATTATTACTAGGTCGATTTAGTGGTTTTTTCCGTGAAATAATAATTGCTAGAAAACTTGGGATAGGTGAAGTTTCTGATCAAATAATTTTAATGTTAGCTATTCCAGATCTTTTAAATGGTTTATTAATTACTGGAGCCGTATCAGCAATATTAATACCAACGTTAGCAAGATTTCCAGAGGAAACGCTAAATATTATTAATGAATTTACTAAAAAATTATTAATCATAACTATATTGTCCTATATAATAATTAGTGTTATCTTATTTAAATTTTATAATGGAATTCTATTTTTTAGTTTAATATTATCACTATTATCTGTATTTCCAAATATATTTTCTTTTATATCATCTTCATATTTACAGTATGAGAAAAGATTTACCAAGCAATCATTAGGAACATTAGTATTTAACTCAATAATAATTATTTCATTATTATTGGGTGCAATAAAAATTTATTTAGCTGTAGGAATTATTATTGCAAGTACAGGAAGAATGTTATGGATTATGTCTGATCTTAAACATGCTACATATAAAAAAATTTTTAATTTAAAATTTTATAATAATAAAATTTTTATATCTTATAGTATATTAATTTTTATGATTATTGCAAATGGTCTTGTTTTTATACAACCAAGTATAGATAAAATATTTTCTTCTTTTATGACAAAGGGATCATTATCAATATTTTCATATGCAGAAAAAATATATCTTTTACCAGTATCTGTATTTTTGACAACTTATGCTATAGTTTTATTTAGCGATGCGGCTAGACTTATTGCAGAAAAATATTTTATTCAAGCACATCAATTATTAATAAAGAGTATTTTATTAAATATAATTATATCATTATTGGTTGCAATAGTTATGTATTATTATTCTCATGAAATTGTATCAATTATATTTTTTAGTGCTAATTTTTCAAAAGAGAATATTGATGAAATTTCACATATTTTAATTGGTTTTTTACCTGTAGTAGTTTTTGCTGGTACAAATAGTATGCTTCTTAAAATGTTATTTTCTTACGAAAAATATAATATTATAATGTATTTTTCTATTTTTATTATTATACTTAAAGTTATTTTAGATTTATTATTAGTTATTTTTAATATATCTATATATTATATGGCTATTAGTACTTCATTTTTAAGTATAGTATCGGTAATTATACTTGGAGGTAGTTATTTTTATACCTACAAAAACAAAATAAGCGAGGAATGACTATATGAAATTTATGATAATAGAAAATAATATTGATTTAATTAAATTTTATGATTCTATTGGTATAGATAGAATTTTTATTGATTTAGAAGTACTTGGAAAAAAAGAGCGTCAAGGGCATTTAGATACTGTAATAACACTGAATCATTCTATTACTGATATTAATAAAATTAAACCTTTATTGAAGAAAAGTAAATTACTTGTTAGAGTGAATCCAATAAATATTAATTCTAAATATGAGATAGAGCAATGTATACAGAACGGTGCTGATATAATAATGCTTCCTATGTTTAAAAGGGTTAATGAGGTTAAAGAGTTTTTAACAATTATTGGTGGTAGAGTAAGGACATGCCTATTATTAGAAACTTCAGAAGCTGTATGTAGAATTGATGATATTTTAGATATACCAGGAATTGATGAAGTACATATTGGGTTAAATGATTTACATCTAGCTTATGGATTAGATTTTATGTTTGAATTATTAACAGGAGGTATTATAGAGTTAATAGTTAATAAACTTAAGAAAAAAAATATTCCTTTTGGTATAGGCGGAATTGCAACCTGTCAAGGTGGTGCGATAAATGGTAGAATTATTCTTGGAGAATATATACGCTTAGGAGCAACACAAGTTATTTTATCAAGGAGTTTTAAAAAAATCGTAGAAAATAGTAAAGATCTTTTTTTAAAAGAAATTAATAAATTAAATAATGAATTAAATTACTGGAATCATGCTACTGATAATGATTTTTATAATAATAGAAATATTTTAAAAGAAAAGGTATTAGAGATTATTAATTAGAGGGATAAAATATGTATAAAAAAGGATTTAAAAGATTTCTTGATATTACAATTTCATTATTATTATTATTATTATGCCTATTACCTTTTATAGTAATAGCTATTGCTATAAGAATAGATAGTAAGGGAAATATTTTATTTATTCAAGAGAGAATAGGACAGAATAGAGAGCCATTTAAAATAATTAAGTTTAGAACAATGGTTTTTAATGCTCCTAGCTTAGGTGGTTCTAGTACATTATCAAATGATCCTAGAATAACAAAAGTAGGCGCAATTTTAAGAAAACTAAGTTTAGATGAATTACCCCAGCTTATTAATGTTTTTAAAGGCGATATGAGTTTAATTGGATATAGACCTGATGTTGATGCTAATTTAGATTATGATTATCAGGTAGTCTATACCCTTAAACCTGGTATAACTGGATTAGCTCAAGTTTCAGGAAGAAGTTTATTAAATACAGAATGTAAAACTAAATTAGAAATTGAATATGCAAAAAATATATCATTTTTATTAGATTTAAAAATTTTATTAAAAACAATTCCAGTTTTATTAAATACTAAAGTAAGTAATTAAGGATGTATTATGTCAAGTGAATATATTGGATTAATTGGTGGTAGAAGTGGAGATTCTGTTACTGATGAGATAAAAAAAAGAGGATTTAAAGTTGCTCTAGTTTGTGGTAAGAATAATGAGCCTGGACATGATATCGCTGATAAATTGTTAGTATTAGATTATAGAGAAAGAGAAAAAATAAAAGATTTTTTTATTAAGTTACAAGTAAAAAAAATAGTTATTTCTACTGGGCATATACTTGCTTTTAAATTAGCAAAATATTTAGAAGATAATAAATTTATTATATCTATAAATGTAGAGACATCTTTATTATGTAAAGATAAATTTTTACTTAAAGAAAAAATGAAGGAATTAGGATTTAAAACACCAGAATTCTTATTTTTTAAATTTAGTGATAATCTTATTAAAAACCAAAGTTATTTAAAAAAAATATTAGATACAATAGATTTTCCAATAGTTTTAAAATCTAATTTAGATATTATACCTCCGATAGCTGTCCATAGTAAAATTGAATTGTATAAATATTATTATAAACTAATTGAATTAAAATCTGATATTCTAGTAGAGGAATTAATTACAGGTAGTGATTTAACTATTCCTATTTTGTTTAATGGAAAAAAAGCAAGAGCTATAGATGTATTCTATTATTCAAAAGGAAAAGAAGATAATCTTATTGGATTTGATAAATCCGAAACTTATAAAATAAATAATGAGTATGAAGTTAAAAGAGAGGCTGAAAAGTTAATAGAAAAAATATCTGTTTTAGGTTTATCTAGAGCTGATGCAATTGTTAATGATAGTGGAATATATTTTTTAGAAATTAATTCTGTTATTTTATGTGGGCATACTCAAGAAAGTTATACTTATAAATGGAAAGAAAAAGGATATAATTTTGCATCTCTATTAGTAGATAATGCATTTAGAATATTTAATATATAGGGTTGATTATGTTAAAAAATTTAATTTATTTTCCTAGAATACTTAAAAAGATTATCTTGATTTCTCAGGATATAATATTAATTATTATATCCTACATTTTTTCAGTATCTCTAGGTCTTAGTAATAATCAAATTTTAAATAGTTATGCTTTAAAATTAATAATACCAACAGTATTATTAACTTTAATGATATTTATTATTACTGGCTTATATCAAAATATTTTACGATTTATTGATAGAAAAGTATTATTTATTATTTTTATTGGGTGTCTATTATCATCAGTAATAATGACTTTATTTACTATTTTATTTAATATAAATATATCTAAATCTATTTTTTTTGTTTATTTTTTGTCTAGTTTTACGATAATATCTATTTCTAGATTTATATTATCTAGTTTTTTATTGGAATATCCCTTCTTTAAAACTAAAAGAATCCCTGTAATAATATATGGTGCAGGAGAGGCGGGGAGACAATTATTAATATCTTTAAAGCAAACTGATTGCTATTTTCCTGTCGCATTTATAGATGATAATATAAAGTTAGAGAAAACTATTGTTTATGGAAAGAAAGTTTATGGATTTAGTAAGCTAAATGATCTAATAAATAGTTATAATGTTAAATCTATATTGTTAGCTATTCCAAGCGCGACTCAAAAACAACGTCGTATTATTTTGGATAAATTAAAAGGATTAGAGTGTCATGTATATTCTATACCAGGTTTAAAAGATCTTGTTGAAAATAAAATTAGCATTAATACCTTGAAAAAGGTTTCAATCGGTGAACTATTAGGGCGAGAACCAGTTGATCCGATTGCCTCATTACTCCAACAAGATATTACGAATAAGATTGTTATGGTAACAGGGGCAGGCGGTTCAATTGGTTCTGAATTGTGTCGTCAGATTGTGAATAATAAACCTAATGCTTTGATTTTGTTTGAATTATCTGAGTTTTCACTTTATACCATTGAAAGAGAATTATCGAATTTTATTGCTCAAAATAATCTCGATATTAAACTTATTCCAATGCTAGGTAGTGTTCAAAATCAAGCACGTTTAGAACAGATTATGCGCAGATATCATGTTGATACAATTTATCATGCGGCGGCTTATAAACATGTTCCAATGGTAGAATATAATACTATTGAGGGGGTTAAAAATAATATTTTTGGAACCCTACATTGTGCTTTAGCGGCTATTAATACAGGCGTTTCTACCTTTGTATTGATTTCAACTGATAAAGCAGTTCGTCCGACTAATACAATGGGGACAACAAAACGTATGGCAGAACTTGTACTTCAAGCCTTAGCTGAAAAACAAAGTACAACTCGTTTCTGTATGGTGCGTTTTGGTAATGTATTAGGTTCATCAGGTTCTGTTATTCCATTATTTGAAAAACAAATTGCCGCAGGTGGTCCTGTTACTATTACTCATCCAGAAATTACACGTTTCTTTATGACAATCCCTGAAGCTGCTACTTTAGTGATTCAAGCAGGAGCAATGGGCAAAGGCGGTGATGTATTCTTATTGGATATGGGGCAACCCGTAAAAATCATGGATTTAGCACGTCAAATGATCAAACTCAGTGGGCTTGAAGTACGAGATGAAAATAGCCTTGAAGGTGATATCGAAATTAAAGTAACAGGTTTACGCCCTGGCGAAAAACTTTATGAAGAATTGCTAATCGGTAAAAATGCTCAAGGCACTCAACATCCTAAGATTATGACAACCATTGAAAAACATTTACTTTGGGATGAGCTAAATGTCATTCTTACAGAGTTAGAACAAGCTTGTGATGCTTTCGACCCAATGCAAGTCCGAAAAGTCCTAGAACAAGCCCCAACCGACTTCCACCCCGCAGACCCCGTCTGCGATTTACTAATCTAAACCACACGCCCCAATTTTCGTAAGAAATTATGAAGGTTGGGGTTAATAATATATTGATAATATGATTAAAATTATACGTTTTTTTATTCCTTTTGTTATTCTTGGAATTATAATATTATATATCCCACATTTTTTTGATGTAAATTTAAATGATTATAGAACAGCTGAACATCATATTAAATATGAAAATGCTTATCCTTTAAATCAAGAATATTATAATGCAGTAGGAAAGATCAATAATTTTAAAATTAAGAATATTAAAATAAAACAAGTATATATTGGTACTGAGGATAATTTTATTAAAGATAATAGTACATTATCTTATAATGTATCAGATATGCTTAATGATATCTTATCTTTTAATATATCAAATATATTTAATAATATTTCGATAGTAATAAAAGAATACATTTCATCAGCATCTTCTTTTTGGGAGTATTTAAATAATTTATCTACATTTTTAACTTTTTTAGCTACATTATTTGTAGGCTGTGTAGGGTATCTTATTCAGAAAAGATCTAATTTTCAGAATGAATTTGATACATTATTTTCAGAACACAGCAAGCTGCTAAAAGAAGTCTTTTTTGATAAAAATGATCCTACTAAATTTAATGAAAACACAAGAGATTTATTATATAAATTAACGTTAGGGTATATTTTTTATACAAAAGAAGATATCGATTGTGAAAAGTATAAAACAAGAGCAAGAGAGATTTTTAGAGATAATTATTTAACTAAGAGATATTTTATTCTTTTATATAGATTACTCAAAGCAATAAATGAAAGGGGAATGGATAATAAGAAAGACTATACTTCTATTGTTAGAGCTTGCATACCAGTTGAAATTCTATTCTTAATTGCTATAAATACTTTCTCGGGAGATGATGATGTTTATAGAGAGTATAGAGAATATCTTACTCGTGCAAATTTATTAGAACATTTACCATTTGATGGGAAAGATAATAAAGAGGAGAAAGATAATAAAGAGGAGAAAGATAATAATAAAGAAACTAAGGATAAGAAGCAAGATACTAGATTTTTTGAATATATATATACACTTTATTATAGTAAGAATAGTAAAAGATTTTATACTATAAAAAATGAATTAGAGAAATATAATAAAGAGATAGCTAAATTTAAAGAAATGATTAAAAATGAAATTTTCATAGGTGTTGAAGGAGACGATTTTTATAAAAAGAATAAAAAAATACAAAAAAAAATATATAAAAATATAGAAAATAAGAAAAATAAGAAAAATAAGAAAAATAATAAAAAAATTTTAATATGGGGGAATAATTTATTCATATAGAAACTATTCTTACCTATTTAATAATATTAATATATTTATAATATGATCTTATTTTTATATATTCAGATATTATAATTTTTTAAAGAAAAATAAAATTTACGCCTCAATTTCCATAAAAAAATATGAAAATTGGGGCGAGATACATATATGAAATTAAAAACTATTTTCATCACTGGTGGTGCGGGTTTTATTGGTTCGGCATTAATTGGATATTTAATGACGCACGAACGTTATCGCATTATTAATATCGATAAATTGACTTATGCAAGCAATCTGTTAGCACTAGAATCTGTATCATCGCATCCAGAATATACGTTAGAAAAAGCGGATATTTGTGATGCCGAGAGAATGTGGACTTTATTTCAGCATTATCAGCCAGATGCAATCATTCATCTTGCGGCAGAAAGTCATGTAGATCGTTCTATTGACGCACCTGATCTTTTTATTCAAACAAATATTGTCGGAACGAGTGTGTTATTAGAGCAGAGTTATCACTATTGGCAAACTTTGCCACCTTCTAAAAAACAGACTTTCCGCTTTCTGCATGTTTCGACCGATGAGGTGTATGGGGATTTAGCGCCCAATGATCCGCCATTTACGGAAGAAAGCCCTTACAAGCCGAGTAGTCCTTATTCCGCCTCGAAAGCTGCAAGCGACCACCTTGTGCAGGCATGGCATAGAACTTACGGCTTACCGACTTTGATAACGCATTGTCCTAATAATTTTGGTGCGTATCAACATAGTGAGAAACTTATTCCCAAGATGATCACGAATGCATTACAAGGTAAGCCGTTGCCAATTTATGGCGATGGGCAACAGATAAGGGATTGGCTGTATGTGGATGATCATGTCCAAGCATTACACACTATCTTGCAACAGGGTAAAGTCGGCGAAACCTACAATATTGGCGGAAATTGTGAAAAGACGAATCTTGAAGTAATTCAAACAATTTGCGAATTATTAGATAACTTAATGCCTGTAAAACCCAATGGGGTTAAAAGTTACAGTGATTTAATCACATTCATCACCGATCGCCCAGGACACGACAAACGCTACGCCATCGACAACACCAAAATCACCACCCACCTAAACTGGCACCCAACCCACCCCTTCAAAACCGCCCTCACCACCCTCATTCACCA from Actinobacillus delphinicola encodes the following:
- a CDS encoding sugar transferase, with amino-acid sequence MYKKGFKRFLDITISLLLLLLCLLPFIVIAIAIRIDSKGNILFIQERIGQNREPFKIIKFRTMVFNAPSLGGSSTLSNDPRITKVGAILRKLSLDELPQLINVFKGDMSLIGYRPDVDANLDYDYQVVYTLKPGITGLAQVSGRSLLNTECKTKLEIEYAKNISFLLDLKILLKTIPVLLNTKVSN
- a CDS encoding lipid II flippase MurJ, with the translated sequence MLKKIIQNSLILSIGLLLGRFSGFFREIIIARKLGIGEVSDQIILMLAIPDLLNGLLITGAVSAILIPTLARFPEETLNIINEFTKKLLIITILSYIIISVILFKFYNGILFFSLILSLLSVFPNIFSFISSSYLQYEKRFTKQSLGTLVFNSIIIISLLLGAIKIYLAVGIIIASTGRMLWIMSDLKHATYKKIFNLKFYNNKIFISYSILIFMIIANGLVFIQPSIDKIFSSFMTKGSLSIFSYAEKIYLLPVSVFLTTYAIVLFSDAARLIAEKYFIQAHQLLIKSILLNIIISLLVAIVMYYYSHEIVSIIFFSANFSKENIDEISHILIGFLPVVVFAGTNSMLLKMLFSYEKYNIIMYFSIFIIILKVILDLLLVIFNISIYYMAISTSFLSIVSVIILGGSYFYTYKNKISEE
- a CDS encoding aldolase/citrate lyase family protein, whose amino-acid sequence is MKFMIIENNIDLIKFYDSIGIDRIFIDLEVLGKKERQGHLDTVITLNHSITDINKIKPLLKKSKLLVRVNPININSKYEIEQCIQNGADIIMLPMFKRVNEVKEFLTIIGGRVRTCLLLETSEAVCRIDDILDIPGIDEVHIGLNDLHLAYGLDFMFELLTGGIIELIVNKLKKKNIPFGIGGIATCQGGAINGRIILGEYIRLGATQVILSRSFKKIVENSKDLFLKEINKLNNELNYWNHATDNDFYNNRNILKEKVLEIIN
- a CDS encoding polysaccharide biosynthesis protein, translated to MIFIITGLYQNILRFIDRKVLFIIFIGCLLSSVIMTLFTILFNINISKSIFFVYFLSSFTIISISRFILSSFLLEYPFFKTKRIPVIIYGAGEAGRQLLISLKQTDCYFPVAFIDDNIKLEKTIVYGKKVYGFSKLNDLINSYNVKSILLAIPSATQKQRRIILDKLKGLECHVYSIPGLKDLVENKISINTLKKVSIGELLGREPVDPIASLLQQDITNKIVMVTGAGGSIGSELCRQIVNNKPNALILFELSEFSLYTIERELSNFIAQNNLDIKLIPMLGSVQNQARLEQIMRRYHVDTIYHAAAYKHVPMVEYNTIEGVKNNIFGTLHCALAAINTGVSTFVLISTDKAVRPTNTMGTTKRMAELVLQALAEKQSTTRFCMVRFGNVLGSSGSVIPLFEKQIAAGGPVTITHPEITRFFMTIPEAATLVIQAGAMGKGGDVFLLDMGQPVKIMDLARQMIKLSGLEVRDENSLEGDIEIKVTGLRPGEKLYEELLIGKNAQGTQHPKIMTTIEKHLLWDELNVILTELEQACDAFDPMQVRKVLEQAPTDFHPADPVCDLLI
- the rfbB gene encoding dTDP-glucose 4,6-dehydratase; the protein is MKLKTIFITGGAGFIGSALIGYLMTHERYRIINIDKLTYASNLLALESVSSHPEYTLEKADICDAERMWTLFQHYQPDAIIHLAAESHVDRSIDAPDLFIQTNIVGTSVLLEQSYHYWQTLPPSKKQTFRFLHVSTDEVYGDLAPNDPPFTEESPYKPSSPYSASKAASDHLVQAWHRTYGLPTLITHCPNNFGAYQHSEKLIPKMITNALQGKPLPIYGDGQQIRDWLYVDDHVQALHTILQQGKVGETYNIGGNCEKTNLEVIQTICELLDNLMPVKPNGVKSYSDLITFITDRPGHDKRYAIDNTKITTHLNWHPTHPFKTALTTLIHHHTQNKTHE
- a CDS encoding ATP-grasp domain-containing protein → MSSEYIGLIGGRSGDSVTDEIKKRGFKVALVCGKNNEPGHDIADKLLVLDYREREKIKDFFIKLQVKKIVISTGHILAFKLAKYLEDNKFIISINVETSLLCKDKFLLKEKMKELGFKTPEFLFFKFSDNLIKNQSYLKKILDTIDFPIVLKSNLDIIPPIAVHSKIELYKYYYKLIELKSDILVEELITGSDLTIPILFNGKKARAIDVFYYSKGKEDNLIGFDKSETYKINNEYEVKREAEKLIEKISVLGLSRADAIVNDSGIYFLEINSVILCGHTQESYTYKWKEKGYNFASLLVDNAFRIFNI